ctccacCTCAGGCTGGAACACGGACAATGCTCTTGGTGCGCACAGCCTTGCTCCATGGCGAGGGTAATACTGATTCTCAGATTTAGACACGGGGTAGTTTTCCCTTGGACCAAATATTGGGACCTTTGAGTTTGTCACCTTCTTCTGAGGCCTTGCGAATGGGTTACCTGCTCGGACGTCTCACTCGGGCAAGCCCGAGCCTTGTGCATATCTCGCACTTCAGTCTCTCCTGCTCGTGGCATAAAATATAGTCTTCCAAGCAGTGGCTTTACTCTAACTCAAGTCTTGGAGTATCTGTCCTGTGACGTAGAGGAGATCAGAGCAAATGATCTCATGGTCATTTCTGTTCTTAAACTATGAAACACAAGTACTCCCAATGGCTCCCATGAAACTCTATCCCTCGGAGCCAGCTGCTTGCTGCCTCATGACAAATGCTGGGCATAGCATTCCTGCTGACCCACCAGGACCTGCCTGCCTCTCTTCTCTTACTGCATTTAAACTGGATCTCATATAACAAAACACCATATTCAGTAGACACAACAGCAACTCAGCAGAGCTCTGTCAAAACTCTTCCATGAACCCCAGCAGGATCCAGCCCCTTATTTGTAGTAGGACCTTTAGAAAAAATGGCAAGTAGAGAAATGATTCCCAACAGAAGTAGCTTTACCTTACAAATTGTCAAAGGAATAACAGTCTTTAAATGAAAGAGGTAAGGGACTCCCCTGTGGCAAAACGACACCCAGTGTCAGAGCAGGATTTTATCTTTTTGCTCTGTGGTTGCTTAtctgttttatgtttttatgGCAGCACATGCAGATTTTCTGTCTCTAcgttctctctttccctctcggTAGATACACCATGCAATATCATGGTGAGACATGTTTGTGTTGTGCATagctttaaaaaagcaatgtGGAAAACCTAAATTATTGAGCATCCCTCCAAAGTCTGTCTGCTTGATCTAAACTGTGCAAGGTGTTGTGAATAGttttacattatttattaatCTCTTCAAAAACCTGGAAATCTTTTAACTGCAGAAAGATGTGCTTTAAAATGTTGTAATATATTGGTAAGTAATATGATCTCAAAGGTTGATACGCTGCTTTCTGGCAAGCTTCTGCTATTTGCAGGAAACTGATAGAAGGGTCTTTGAAATTCTGATGCTGTACAGAAACATATTCATATAAAGCGCTAGTCCTGCTTTCTGCATGCTCCTTGTAGAACCGTCGCCTGCATTGAACTCCATGTCTCCACGCAATTTTTAGCTTGTTCTAGTACTAGTGGGCAATACAGGCAAGATATCACGTTTCTGCGCCTGGCCCAACTCAGCCAGGCAGGTGGGACATTGACATTGAAAACTCTTACGTTATTTTTTAACTTGTAAGTGGGGAACACCCTTGTAGTGGATAATTACATCAACCTTAACTACCCCGTATCGCTGTAGTAACAGGATAGGAGAGGGCTAAGTTGGGCACCATGCACAGAAAGCACAGAGATGAGCTATGAGTCCCTGATGCACGGCCGCTGGCAAACATCCCTTTGAGGTGTGGGAACTCATACAGCATCCCCTCATTGCAGCCCCAGGCACATTAACCTTAAACAGGTGCAATGTTAAACAATAACTGTATTTTTGATTTACTGTTGCCAACCTAACGAGACTTCTAGAAGGTGCTGTACATGTCAGGGATTGAATCCCGAATCTGTTGGGACAGCGTCTATCAATAGAGTCTAGTACAGATGTTCTCCTGATGACCTATGGAGACCAAGGACAGAACCGTGCTTGTCTCCTCCCTGTACCCTCCTTCTTTTGGAAGTGCTAAGCCTTGTACCTATCTGATTGCAGAGACCATAGTGTGGAAATCTCTTTGGGCTTTTGCTATGTATTCTCACTAGAAGGCCTGCCAAGAGATGGTGACTCCATGCTAAAAATAGCAATCATAGATAATGTGGCCCAAGCTCACAGGTATCTTTTTGCTCTGTGATAATTGTGGGTTTGATGTGTAGTGAATGTAGTGAATTCAGCGTCAATATAATAATGTGGCCTTTCTGAAAAAGgtcatcttttctctttcagcccAAGTCCCGCTTTCACGTCTTGTTGTACCTATACTCCTTGCAGTTGGCTGGATAGTGGGTTGTGCGCTAATGGTTTACATTGTCTTCTCTTGATGGAAGTAAGTGACTTGCACAGTATCTCATGCCACCCATGCTTTCTTTGGTTTGCACTGCCACCTTTTTAAACGTAATTTGCTTTGTCTTACAGGACAGAAGAATTTACAATGACGTTGATTCGAAGAACCTGGAAGTTAAACTGAAATTTCTAATGactaaaatatgtataaaatgagTTATTTTTAGTATCAACACTGTAAACATGGTGTACACTTTTTATCtacaaaaaaagtttgaaatgcTAATTCGAGCATTAGGAAGTATCATCAAACCAATTTCCCAGTTTCAAATGGTTTGTAATTGGGCGAGAAGTTTTTGGAGTCCAGTGGTAGGTCAGATACCTGTGTGTTCTGCAGCCTGCTTTGTTATTGCCACCTTGAATTTAAGCAGTTTTGGAAACAGTATTCCCAGAATTAGGGATGCAGTGGTGGACAAAAAAGTGAGTTAAGCTCATCTGTGATATGTGCCGAGCTGGGGAAAGAAGTATCTCAATGTATTTGGGAAAGTTTTAAGTGAGTTAAGACAATTTTTTAAGTTTtgtagtaaaaaataaattattaaatttaaagtATTGTGGTGGTACACTCCCCTGTCCCAAGATATGAAGTGTTAGTGTCTAAATAAATTTTCTGAAACTACATTAACttcctttttcaaaaaagcaaagaaagtcaTACAAGCATACTAATACATAAATCAAAAAAAGTCctttagaaaatgaaaggcaaacaGACAAAGTTACCTGTGAAATGCACCCTAAAATGTATGACTTGGACTTTCTAAATCCTAAaacatttggtttttatttaatagTATGTAGATAAATACCAAATTAACTGCTGGGCTCTTCTGTTTACATGATGTTCAGGGcctaattttgtatttttccattggCAACCAATCCAGTTCTTGTCAAATTAAATGCTGCTGGACTCGGTGGGCACTGAACTGGATCGAGACCATGTGGAATTCCAGCCCTGTTTTCTGGCATGCTGGCAGCCCCCCACTGCTGGCACCAGACAAAGCGCAATCCAGGGAGACTGGCAAACAAGTAGAATTCAAAATCAAACTAAATAACTAGTCTGGAAAAAATGCAATGCAATAAGTGAAAATTCAATTTCTACACCTTGCAGGAACCGTTAAAAAGCACAAATACAAGACAGGGAACTGCTGGCTGGATAGCCATTTTCAGAAAAGAGCCCAGGAATTGCCATGTATCACAACCTGAATTCAGGTCAGCAGTGTCATAACGTTGGTGTGAAAAGTGAAACACCTTGGGACGAATACCAGAAAAATGACATGCATGAAATCACCCCCCTGCTCTACCAGCAACGGTAAGgcctccccagcctgctgcagctggctTGGGCACCACAGGAACCAGTTGTGGGCCGAAGGGAAGGAACTCGGGGGGGAGCAACAAGAGGGAACAGAGGTTTGTAATGTTTAACCAGTGAGAAAATGAGCACACTAGAGTGTGCACACTAGAAAAGAGCAGACTGAAGAAAATGTAAGTCTTAAATATATCAGACTTCTTGAAATAGGAAGGGAATAATCTCTTCTTGGTGATAGACAGGGCAAAAGTAATGAAGAACTAGCAAGTGAGATTCAGGCTGTCCTTACGGTAAAGGCACAGAAGTACTGGAAGAAATTTTTAGGCATAATAATCAATattattgttgattactgggggCCTTTGAGAACAGATGGCAAACATCCTTGGGCATGCTGCAGGAGTACGGGTGATCCTGCCTTGGTGCCTGAGGGCAGCTATTTGACATCTCCTCATGCACGAGTGTCCACAACTGTAAGTACTCCCATGAAATTCTGCGGGACTGTTtgcagagaatcatagaatcatttaggttggaaaagacctttaagatcatcgagtcctgttaaccgttaacctagcactgccaagtccaccactaaaccatgtccccaagtgccacatctagacatcttttaaatacctccagggatggtgactcaacccctgggcagcctgttccaaggcttgacaatcttttcggtgaagacatttttcctgatgtccaatctaaacctcccctggtgcaacttgaggccatttcctcttgtcctatcactagttacttgggaaaagagacagaACCAACTGATGGTAACAACAGGCAAGTACTACTTCCAACATTAGGCTTTTTGGcatacaaagaaaacattttaatgttggTTGCAGCGTTAGGAGAGTCTGTATAACATAGGCTAGGAGATGAGCTGCAGATGATGCACGCAGCGCATAGGTAAAGCTGTGCGAAGAAAGGCAGCAGTGCTATGAGAGCAGTGAGACTGACCGGGGAGGCTAATGTTCAAATGAATGCATTGCATGTCAGTGGTCTCCATCAAACTAGGGACTACGTAGCAGAAAGGGCTGTCCTTAAAATCTCCTAGATGTTTCCTGAGTCAttaagaggaggaagaggcacgAGAGAACCATTTCCTTAGTTTGATCCAAGGGGCAGGTGGGTCGATTCTCTGAATTTCCCAGTTTTCATGCTCTACTGTCAGCGTGCTCACGTGCAGCTACCAAGGCAGTTCAGACGCCTGTCAAACAAGGGCAGAAGCTGCGAAGATCACAGGCCTTTAGGTGAGATAGGCTGTACCACACAAGCGCTGGTAGGTATTGCATGACATAACAAAACGTAGCATACTAAACTGCTTGCCTAGCAGTCATCTGAAGATACTGTGGTGGTGCCTGATTCAGCCTTGGTATGGTAGTCTTGCGCCTTTCTTAGAAACTTGGCCTTACGTGACACATTGCTGAATATCAGACTTTTAAAATAGCTGCTACCAGCTAAGGAACGTCAAACTTTTAGAAACAAGCAAGAGTTAATTTCTTGTAAGGCCTGGGGAAGTATTTTTAGCCTTACTATGGGGAAAATTTCTTGGAATCTATTGTTATGAAACAGAAACATGTATgtccttcaaaaagaaaacatcagacttATTTAAGGTTGGGAGGTCTGTTGTACAGCATGGCATGTCTAGAATTATGGCTCCGACTCACTCTGGCCTCCCGATTATCTTGTACTAggagttttgccttttttaattataattgGAGATAATTACATTGACCTGCTAGATAATGTGCCTTGAGACCTTCCAGTGACCTGGTCATTTAAATCAGAAATGATCATCAGATAATCTCAGCCACAGCATTTTCACAGACAGCTTTGAGCTTTGGAGCTTGAAGATTTTTATACTGAAAAGTTTCGGTTCTCAGAAGACTAAATCATTAATAATTCTATCCCCAGTTAAAGTAGAGAACTGATTGTGGGAGGCATGTGTTGAAGATCCTAGCAAGATGTATGTTTAAGggaatgtgaaaaaaatcttaataaccCTTGATGGGATTAGATAGagaaacaaactatttttttgaCTCCTGCTCATGCAATTTGTATAATTTTGAGAACGTGAGGAAGGCACATCAATCAGACGTCCTGTCTCCATCTGTGGTCAGTGTCTGTTATCCATGTTAAGCATGAAAATTCCTTTGCAACTCCAGCAGCTATTAGCAGAAGCACTGAAGCATGACATTCAGTTTTGGGAATTGTCTTAACACCAAGTTACTTCGCCTGTGAATGACCGAGGGCAAAGGGGCGATCCTGTTTCATCAAATGTCCTGAAAGAACGGATAAACCATGCAATCTCTTGGAGACCTGGAGATTCCCAATCtctgtggcagctgctgcttccatGGGAGGACCTCCAGCATCACCAACTGTCTTCTAGTCACTTCCAGATGAGAACATCCATTCTCACTCACTTGTACACGTAGACTATGCAAACTAAGAGGCTAGTTTAAGCATATACTTAAGCAGATACCTTACCTCATTTTAAGGACCAATGCCTCATTTTCTAAGACTGAGACCATCCAGACTGATACTAGCTCTGACTGTGCAAACTCTAGACAATAGGGAGGCTCTTGAAGACAGAGGTAGATGCATGTGTAGTTCAATTCtctggtgtttttaaaaatctcccaGAAAACCCTGTGCTGAGAAATTACGTGATTGCCATTATACAAAGTCCCAGTCTACATCTTGTCTTACCAGCTCATTCTTCCTTTTGCGAGCGGACAAAGCAAATAGGGAGTTTCTTACCCTGCACCGCTTGTCAGCTGTATCTGGTTTGCATTACTCTAGCAGCGCGATacagagccagcagcagctctctcGCAGCTGCCTCGCAGCATTGATCTGGGCTCTGACCCGTGCAGCTGCACCGTGCCCCACGGACAGCACCACATGGGTGGGCGTGTGAGCTGCCCGGCCATGGCTGctgccaggacaaggaggcaCAGAGTCACTTCATAGTGACCACGTACGTATTTTTACATTTCGTTCATTTACCAGGCACTGATGAGAATAGTTCTGAAAGATCCAGTTGACCCAAATGGCTTTTTCAGGTGTCTAACAACATTTGGCATcgaatttttcaaattaaaatgttacagAGCTAAAATATAAACATTACAATATGTTTTAGCTTTACCTGATTTTTGAGAGCAGAAAGATCTGATTtggcagagcaaaacaaaattccCTTCAATATTGTCAAGCTGACTTGCtatatacaaaggaaaagaagttccTGCCAGTGTTGGAGAGTAATAAAAACATGGTTATTCCAAGAAAATATGTATCCCACATGCTGTTTGAAGTCCACTGAGCACTCTGCAAAGTGGCCTTTTACAACCACCTTCAGGAGAACCCACTCGGGTGTCTTTTCATAATGATACTATACAATGCACTGCTGAAGCTTCCCACATTCGCAGGGGTGTATTGGGTAacaaaaggtttgggtttttttcttcttgaaaaacaaaacaagtgtttggGTGCTAAGTTTTTCCTCTCAAATAGAGAGATGCTAGTgatttagaagaagaaaacatacacattcagatttcttccaaaattcAGGTGCATTGCTATTAAAGCATGGTGATAGCAGTTTTTGTCACTGTGCCAGTACGTAGAACATTTGTGGTGTTATGACGCTGGAGAGGACTCTGGCTTCGTTACAGTATAATGCCACTGAGGTCTAAAGAGCTGTAGTGCATCACCCGAGATCCAGTTCTCGATGAGCGAAGGTGGCCTGCACATGCTTAGGGTGGGCACCTTTTTCAAGCCCCCTTTTCATTTCTATAGTTTCCTTCTAGATAGGATGATGTTTTCTGTGATCCAAGTTGATTTTTACTGATTAATTTATTATTcatctttttatttacaaaagctGAGTGGGAACATTTGGGTTCCTGTTGCTCCAGGGAATGGTTGCCAAGTTTGCACCACGGCCGCTGCTTGGCTTTCCCTGCTACCCGTTGAACAGCTATTTGAGCAAGTCAATTAGGGATGAGTTTCTGTCCATCTGTCCCGGGATGCTGTGTGTGGCTTCCTAGTAACTGTTCCAATCtcttatttatattctttcaaTGCTTGTAATCCAATTTAACGATATTAGTATACACAAGAGCGTAACTGTGTTCCTCTCTACTGTGTACGGAGTGGAGCCGTTGTAAGAAAGCCTGCCTGTAGACCAGAGTTTATCTTACTAAACTGGAGGGCttaattttgtttgcaaatgagTTTTTATGCAAATTCTTAGAACTGTGGCACTTGAAATTTCTGGTAGCCTTTCTATTGAGAGTTAAATTGTACATAATGATTATGAGGATGGTAGCATATGTTTAGATATTCTTCAGAATCGCTGGAGTCCAACATGAGATGTTTCATCTATTTTAACTTCAATTCAGTCTCTGCTTGATGAACCTAATCCAAACAGTCCAGCAAACAGTCAGGCGGCACAACTCTATCAGGAGAACAAACGTGAATATGAGAAAAGAGTTTCAGCTATTGTCGAACAAAGTTGGAATGATTCGTAACAGCTGCTTTGTTACTCTCCATCCCATAATCTTCCCGCTCCAGATCTCCCCAAAGGCAGTGGCTCCAAGGCACGCTGCCCCCCTCTTGTGTCTCTTCAGCCCCGAAGGCTAACACCAGCACACCAACCTGCTCCCCACCAGCTCCCTCCTCATAGCCCTGCTTAGCTGTGCCTTTCACACCTGGGTTTAACTCCATCAGTAACTGCGGGCCCTGCCCTAACCCCCTTAGTAAAGACAggcccccttccccagcagtgTAATGGAGGATGCTCCCTCGCTCTTCATCGTCTCCTGGTTCAAGTGGAAAGTGAAAAACAGAGTCAGTCCTGCCCGCTCCTCTGGTACGGCAATCCCCAGTCCAGGATCTCCCGGGTCAGCCCAACCGCATCCCGCCCTGAACAGCGGCCCTCCCCGCCCTGCCGCTGGACGGCGGGACGGCCGCCTGCTCATCCCAGTGGGGTGGCTGAGCCGGGAGGGAGGCAGCCTGCGGAGCGCCCTCTCCCAGGCAACGAGGAGGCCTGTGCCGCTGCTGCCGCTTTAGGCTGCGCTGCGGCGCCCCGAACCTTCTGGAAGAGGGCGGAGCTgtggggggcggggcggggaacCGTCTGGAAGGGGGCGGAGCTGtggaggggcactggggggcggggcctggcggggtGTGCTGTGTCctgggggcgagcggggctggcCGGGGGAGGGTTCCGTGGGTGGGGGGGTCGGggtcggggcggggcggggcggggctgggctgaGGTGGGGGTCGCCACCCGCCtgcccttttccctccctccccggcagcCCAGGCACTGCAGGAGCAGGAGCCCACCCAGGCTCGCCTCGAAGCTGCCTCTGGGAGGTGTTTCAGCCAGGGGCGGCCCAGGCGCCAGCCCTGACCCCACCTCAGGGCCGTGATGCGCTGGCTCAGGCCGCCCGGAGCCTCGTCTCACCTTTAACCTGCGGCCGCCACAGGTAGGAGCAACACCGGCTTTGTGTTGAGCTGGATGTAGCTGGCCGACTCCCTAACCCTGTCGTGCAACAGGAGCGCACCAGACCTGTGGGGCATGCGAGTCAGGTACTTCCAAGTACAACCGTAATGGCATTCCTTGCTCTGTGTGTGGAAATCCAGGCCTAACTCGCATCCTAAGTTTGCAGACCCATTCCTGGCTCCCCTCTGAGAGGGGAGTGGAGGCTTTGCAGCCTTGTTCCTTTGCTAGGGTTAGTAGCACgtaattacatttgcttttaaaaatacttctcttGTACAGAGCTGCAGAGAGCTTTGGTTCCTGTGTGAAAATAGAGGACTTGtaagtttttccctttttgtgaGAGGCTTGTTTCTGCTCAAAGCAAATACTACGTTTGGTTTGTTGCGGGGTTTGTTTACTGACATTTGAGAAACTGACCCTGGGGCATCAGTGGTCTGGTTAGGTCAATTGGTGCGTGGGGCGTTGTTGTGCTTCACCAGCTGTAGGAGCTGGAGATGAATCCATCCTCGCACTGGTCCAAGTTGAAGGGGCTGACCTCCGTGTGCAGCCGCACGGGCGTATCCCAAACCGGGTGCTTCATATTGTCTGTAGCCGTCAGCAGGCCTTGCTCTTAACATTCCTGTGGGATCTGGGTGTGGTGAGCACGCAGCACTCACCTGAGAGCGGGACAAAGGATCCCCCTGCGGGGTGGGGCCCATCCTTCATCTCCAACCATCTCTCCAAAGTGCCCAGTGTGTTCCCTTTGTCTAGAAAGAGGGTTGCGGCTCCTCCATCATTTGCAGAGAGGTCAGCTTGTACCTGTTTGCAGTCACAGCACGTTGATTAAAATGCATCAGTGTTCAGTATTTTTACAGCAGCAGTGCTACGGGGCCCTCCAGAGCGCAGCCTCTTGAGCCTGGTGCTATGCAGGGAAGTGTAGTGAGCGACCGTTGCAGTGCCGGTGATTTATGAGTTGAGGTGTAACGAAAGGCTAGAGCGCAAATAGGGTTCACGCCTATGATCGCCTTTTCTGTTGTTACTTACGAAGTTATATGATTTAATTAAGGATTGTAACCCCTTGTATATCAAGATAGCTGTGGTTATTGGAGATAGTCTTAACAGTATGAAGACTTACTGCGCCAATATTATGTGCCTCAAGCTGAActatttaaaactgatttaatagCTTATTGATTTAATAATCAAATAGCAGCTACGAGTGCTCTG
The sequence above is a segment of the Calonectris borealis chromosome 9, bCalBor7.hap1.2, whole genome shotgun sequence genome. Coding sequences within it:
- the STRIT1 gene encoding sarcoplasmic/endoplasmic reticulum calcium ATPase regulator DWORF; translation: MAEPAQVPLSRLVVPILLAVGWIVGCALMVYIVFS